The region TGGTGGAGTTTAAATTGAAGGAAGCGATTTTGAAAGAGCCAACTCTGCTTGTTATGGTTGTTGGGGTTCCTAGTGTTGGAAAATTTGCTTTGATTAATTCCATTCATCAAATTGTGTTGTCTTACTTTCCTGGTAAGATGTGATTAAGATTTTGTCTGGACTGATATTTAAGTTGAACCCAAAAATGATTTTGTTGAGTTTTGTTTACTAAGTGCAAGGGAAGAATAAGAGAGCAACAGTAGGTCCTCTGCCTGATGTTACTCAAGATATTGCTGGTTTCAAGGTGAAGTAGTTTTTGTGTTTGATTTCCTTTCTACTGTCAAGAAAAATTGAGGGTGCATAAACATTCTTTACTCTTAGGATTCATGTTTTGGTTATATGCATTTTAAGATATTTATATCTCCTAATGACAAGTTTTAGATTCTAGTTCCTTTAATTTTATTCAAAACTATTTTGTTTTTTGGGTACAGATTGCTCATCAGCCGAGCATATATGTACTGGACACTCCAGGTGTACTAGTTCCAAGTATCCCAGATATAGAGACAGGACTAAAGCTTGCTCTTGCACGTCAGCCCTCTTCGATTAGTTCTtttctgttttgtttttgttgttgtttttctttAATCTGTTAAATTAAATGTGAACATTTGATGATGTATTTATTGTATGCTGAAACTGTAACAAGTACAAAAACTAGAATTGGTTAATGAATTGGTTAACTAGAATTGGTTAACAAGTACACATTATAAATGGAAATGAATAAGAATATGTTTAACTTTGTCAATAAACTATTTTCTTGTGGAGGAATATCATGGGTTTAGCTTAGACTACATATATTGTGCTACATGTTAATACAGTAGCCTTTAGTTGATTGACCTGGCCAGTAAGCTACATGTAGTTTTATATGTATGATACcatatttgaattaattttttttttcttcaaactaTTTATGGTGGTTTGCCTGTAAAATGACTTTGTACATCTCTATCACCACCCAAAGGTCTTGTAGGAGACTCAGATatggtatttaaaaaaaaaaaaaaattattttagtcTTGATTAGAGGGTCATTCATTTCAGTTTTTCACGCAATTTCTTAATCAGAAAATACTCTATCCAAATAACCCCTAATCAAATGATTTTGTTgtgttgtttatgtttttatctaTCTATGTTTTTGCTTCAAATGGTTGAGTTTGGCTTCATGTTGGGGTAACTTGTTCTCTTGATGAATGTGTGCTAGGTATTGATACTAGCCTTGTTTTTCGAATTCAGAGTCATTGGCACTGCATGAAAGAACAGGGAAGACTAGGATGAGTCTTTCCTCATTCATtgagctctctctctctttctcaagcTCTCTGTGTTAGCCTTTTTATCTGAGATCAATTTGTTTGTGATTATTTgtctgaattttttttattcaagttagAAGTTCACTAATACTGTAGCATCTTAGTTTTTGCTTCATGAGTTTTCCTCTATTGATGGTTGAAGTTTGTTATGGTTTCTGTTATGGGCTCGAAAAGTTCTCCATAAATTTCACTTTTTGGTTATAGTAAAGTAGTTCTCTGTAGGTTTCTGTTATGGTTTTGTGTTGTTATACTAATGAAATTAAGTTGCTCTTAGTGAGTTAATGATTTTTTTTCAGTGTTTCCTCATCCCATTTTTGCAGTTAAATGCTCTGTAGGTTTCTATCACTACAGCATAATTGTTtgatcattatcatcatcatctTGTTCCTAGCCCTTTTGTTCTCTTTACTAATTTAAGTGCATAGCATATCTGCATGTGAATTTAAGTTTTAGCTTGCGATTTTCATTATTCGGAGGCTCTGTCTTGAAAAATTGTATCTTTCTAACAATTTattgaaagaaaacaaaaattgaCATAGGAacgttttatttttcttttttgtggAAAATATTGGTATTCTGCTCAAGTATGTATTCACTGCATTAGATGTCAACCGATGGTTCCATAAGTAGTTTTCTACCCTTGAGCCTTTTACATTCCTAAAACTGTGTAGGTTTATCCAGCATTTTGATCCTCAACCAAGGCTATCATGCAATGCATCATTTGTTAGCATCAGATGAATATGCATTTGGATCCCTAGTTTGTGTTGTTTCTGCTCTTGCTTTTTAGGGTTGATTTCCTTCATTGTTTTGGCCTTGAGCTCATTGGGTAGTTTACTTCACTGGGTTTTGATTGTATGCAGACACAAATTCTCACTCAAGTAGAAAGTGCTTCTATATTTTACTAATGCTTGTAGTGTGTCATCTATGAgcaggcctgtgaaatttctgtACAGGGGAAATTGGTAGATCCCCAGGGTAAAAAGAGCAAAGGTTGGTATTTCTTTGGAGTTTTAAAAACTTGAACGATGGTGTGCTCAAATTTGAGTGGCCTATGAAAGTTCCAATGTCATTCTTTTCTACTAAATATGAACAAAAGTAGGTAAATACAACCATTTTGATGCTCATATGCATCAACTTTGTGATCCTGCCATTTCTTCTGTATTGGCAAacatttcattatttttttaatgaaccAGTTTTATTCAGAtagaaaatatgaaatataaagaACACGTTGGTATTTTATACAAAGAAATATAGGCAAACTTTTTAGTAATGTAAATACtatctttattttatatgtgGGAGGAGTACATTTTAACTGTGCACTTGTCTCCAGACATTAGTTTGCTAAACACAGCTTATTTCTactatgatttttatttcaactaTGCTTTTAAACATTGTATCTTTGTCGAGAATTTGGTTTGTCATATGCAACAGACATAATGGGTGCATTTTTAATGTTTAGCAAGTTTACGGAAGCTTGATGAGCAGCCTGAATGGTTGAGGGGAGGAAAGCTGCGTGATTATCAACTTGAGGGTCTGAATTTTCTTGTTAATAGGTATGTCATTTTATTTGGAACTATTTTTCCATGATTAAGTGTCACCGTAAAAGTATTATACTTTGGCAGTTATCTGTTTAAAATCTCTTTCTTTTTGCATTTGGCGAAATGATACTAATGTTATTTTAGCTGATGAGATGGGTCTTGGTAAAACTGTTCAGTCAGTATCCATGCTTGGGTTTTTACAGGTGTAAATGTAGTTATTTTgaaaatttcttgaaatttgaggTCATGAGTTTTTCTTTAGAGATAGACTTGAGATCAAGGTTTTGTTTGTTCTCTTTAGAGAATGCTCAACATATCCATGGGCCATTTCTTGTTGTTGTACCATTATCCACATTGTCAAACTGGGCAAAAGAATTTAGGAAGTGGCTACCTGAGATGAATATTATTGTATATGTTGGTACTCGTGCAAGTCAAGAGGTGAGTTTAAGTTTTTCCATTACATGTATATTGGTATATGTCACATAgatgtttaatgtaaatattttaatattagtaaCAGTCTACATGCTGCATTATGATTACTTTTTCTATGTCAAAAAGTGCCCATCATAAGTGAGGGTTTTTTAATAACTTGGGAGGAGGTCACGGACCTGTGACCATTGTCTCTTTTAGTGCTATCATAATTAGTGCCTCATTTTTTCTTAAAAGTTTTCTGTTGGATGCAGGTTTGTTAGCAGTATGAATTCTACAATAACAAAAATTTTGGCAGGCCAATAAAGTTTAATGCACTATTAACTACATATGAAGTAGTTCTGAAAGATAAAGTTGTCCTTTCAAAGATCAAGTGGTGCTATCTGATGGTTGATGAAGCACACAGGTTAAAAAATAGTGAAGCACAGTTGTATACAACACTTTCGGTAGGTTAATCATGGCAATTGAATTTACAACTTCCCATTTTATCTTTCCTTTTCAAGTTTAGTTTGTTACCATTTGCTAGTGCTGTGATTGACAGGAATTTAGCACCAAGAACAAGTTGTTGATTACTGGTACTCCATTACAGAACAGTGTGGAAGAGTTGTGGTAAATAATTTCTCTTTTTCACTAACACAGACATATAAGATTTTGTGTGTTCTGCATTGTTGGTAATTTGATATACATGCATGTGATTACCCATTTAACAAAACAGTCCAGCTTGTTTGGAGTTTTATGTTTAGAGCTGATTATGGTGCCTGGGAAGTGGGAAGTATGGGAATAATTTTTGTTCTTCTCCCTCCACCAATTGTGATTATGAGCACATATACCAAATCTTTTAGTTGTTGGACGGGTTTAAACTTTGTGCTTAGTAATTCCTTTAATGTTTAAATTTGCAGAAATATTGaattattaaatttgaatttctTATGTTCTATTTGATAATTTTTGGCATCTTTAATTATGTGTGGAGAGGTTGAAGCAGCTACAGTTTCTAGATATGCTAAAATTTTGATGTTGGGCAACTGTTTTGTTAGCTGTTATAGTGGAACCATCATCAATTTCATCTGGTGTCTAGATatcattttaataatatatttctaAACTACTCCTGTTTCAAGTACTATTCTTTTTTATTCTTACAATGTTGTTTACTCTTCTGTCTTCTCTTGGCTTTTATTACATTTTAGTTAGCATAATCATTCTCTGAATTAGCTTCAATTCCCAGATGTTCTTCTTATTTGAATTCttcaataaaattttgttattatAAACCAGAAAATGAATAACATAGTTGTACAATTACAACTTATATTGTGACTGATAATAATCTAGAAAGGAGATTATGGAAATATGGAAATATAGAGTCTGGTATAGGAGCAAGCTATTGAGAAATCTATAGCAAAAACAGGAAGAAATGTAAACAAACTCCTGAAACTAAGAGAACCAAAAATCTATATGCTGCATTGATCTTACCTCCATTCCATTTTACAGTTTTTATAGTAAGTATCAATTATTGAGCATGTACTTAGTTCAACTGTCTCAATTCAGTTTTTgagaggaaatccaaaaacatatgctttgtttttgtttttctcaTGTTCAGCATTGTCTATGTATTATATTTCTGACTGCTTTCTTgccttttgttattatttttcagATTAATCTTGGAATATACATGCAAGACAGTATCTCAGAACTGTCAGTGTTGGTTGACCATTCAGTTGGGGGAGCCAGTTTAGTGGATGGTCAGATAAAGCTTATGCTCCACAGGTTTCTattctctttgattttttttcaagattAATTATTATTCCCTGGTTTAATGCATTTGATTTAATCACCTAGGATTGCTTCCTCATGACTTCGAACAAGCTGCTTTGATTTTGTAGGAGATTACTTCATGATGATTCAAGAGGAGTTGGTGAGGTGTTGAATGAAACAGTTTGTCTTCATGATAAATGCGAGGGTTTAACTGTAAGTATACCATTTTTCCAACCTCTATTTATAGTTGAGTTGATAATGGTGTCCATGAACAAATTTTCAAATGACACAAGGAGAACTAATATACTCAGGTTCCATACGGACATTTACAATCAAGACGACCAaagaaaatatgatattttttaagcTATTATTTTCTGTTTGATTTAGTTGTTATTTCTTATATTAGACCCATTTTGCAAGGTCAGATTCTAATCTGGCTTGAGCCCTGGGTGAGCACGTTACATTTTGGTACTAATTATTCTTAGCGATTCTTTTTTATTAAGACTCCTGTTTGGTCAGTAATGATATGTAATTAAATCTCCTCTGCTGTAGGTTCATGTGGCCAGAAACTGCACAGGGCATATTTGTTAACTTCAAAGACTTGTAATATTACAATGGGAACAAGCTTCCTTTTGCTGCTGCTCAAATTAGCCAGGCTTTCAGAAATGAGGTTCTTAATTTTCTTATCTTTGAACTTTAGCACTTATGTTTGCATAGGATGCTCATATTATTTCTAATTGGTAATGGGTCTTTGTAACTAGTATTTGGTTCTTAAGCGTCTTATGTGCTATTTTTGAATCTTTGATAACAAATATTGTATCAAGTTTTGGTTGTAGTATTCAAATGTTGTGATGTTATTCTTTTCTAGGATTTACCTTTTGATCTTTTTGAACCATACATATGTTTATACATATATTTGGTTGTCAATTATGAttataactgtattaatatgtatatatttttatttgaagAATCAATCATGGTTGGGTTCCTTTATCAACACTATAGTTGGAAATTTGAAACTCTCAATTTCAAATATTCATATCAGATACGAGGATAGTGAAAGGTGTGTAATAGCAagttaaattttatgttttggaATCTTAACATTCTTATTTTCTGTCTGAATTTTAATTTCCTATTCTCTAGCAATCCTGGTCACCCATTTGCAGCAGGTGTGACCTTGGAGAAACTCTTAGCTTCCTTCTGAGTGGGTCCAGGTAGAACCAATATTTAGTTTATTCTTCCAGTTACATATGTTGATGGCATTTTCAAACTATGAAACTTTGATCATTTATTTGCTTCAGGTTTTTAGATATGGCACTGAAGAAGGCAAACCTGCTGATAGAATTGTCAAACAACACACTTATATTCTGGAACCAATTATAGAAAAATGCAAAGTATATTATGGATGATGTCATTCTCTGTTTATCAAAGGTTTAATTTCATAATTCAACTATGATTGGATACTTGGAGGCATGTTTTGATTGGCCTTGAAAATTTTTAGTATCTTGTTGTTGCAGGATAGATACAAGGATATGTTAAAACTGGCTGATAACTTTTCTGCCTTTAATCAACGCTTAAAATATGTGCATTTTTGTCCACATGTTTCTGTGAAATCTGATCCTCGTTCTTGGTGGAAGTATGCTTATAGAGCTGTATCTGACAAAGTGAAGAAGGGAAGGTAACTTCTTTAGGACATGGCTTTGTGTATAATGcaagatatatttatatagaattagtcaaaATTTAACTCACTGTAGCAGTTAATAGGAACTTTAATTACATTGTTTGGTATTGTTAAGTAGTACATACTACAATATTGTTTATCAACTTAACCTTTTAGATTATTTAATGCTGTTTTTGTATCTATGCAATCAAGATATTTCTATTGGCATGTATTTCTTatattgtatatattttattaGATATAATAGTACTTATTAATTAGCTTGACAATTTTTTTTGCTGCTGAAATTACCTTGACTTAGCATGGCttgaaatttgtatttttttttaaaggtgCATGAAACTTTCTTGCTTATAAATTATGTTCTCATATGTGTGGTGCCACTAACACTCTGTTTTGGTTATTGATTATAACTGTGACTATGTTTTACGGCGATGGAAGTGGTCTTCCTATGCTATATACTGTTAGTTTGCTAAAGCAAGGTTGCTGTAAAGATCTTAGTGAACAACTAAGTAATGCTTGTTGCTTGTTGCTTGAATGCTGATGAGATTCTTCTGCTTGCAGAGGTAAATTTGGTTTCCATTGATATCTgctacaatttattttatttattcccTTAATTTTAGTTCTAGTGGTTGAGTAACTGTAATTTCGATTGCCAGGTTTATGAACATAAGATTTTTCGATATTTGGAAAACCCCTCAGAGCTATTGGCTCCAATTAAGGAGGATGACCACTTATAGACTTTTTAAAAATGTCGTGGGAAGATCTAGAGTTGAAATAATTCATCGACCACATGAAAAGTAAGCTTGCATCCCTATCCTTATGTAATTGGTAAATAGCACTGGTAAACATGTGATGTACAAACTTGTGTTGCCAATCCATCTATTGAAAAATAGCTTTAACTAAGTAATTTCATAAGGGGATTATAgtatcaattaaaataattattggcTACTTGTTCATTAAGAAGCTGAAGTCCGTATGAATAAAGTTCAAGCGCTCCAAGTCAAGTGTTGACTGGATAATACTGGCTATATTATCTGCTTTTTAGAAATATGTGTCTTAATTTTTTGTAACCTAGTCATTTTATGTCTTGGATCATCTACGCAGACTGCTTGTTAGACTTCTGCTGGATTTCCTAACTTAGATAGTTGGATTTTTCAGGTGCCCGTCAGACAGTGTTAAGGGTTGTCAGGGAAAGCTTATCGGTACCCCTTTTGTTACTTATTTAAAAGAGCCAATATGTGGAGCCAATGTTGAAGCCGCTGTTACTAGATTGTTGTCACCTTTGATGAGAACGCGTCCTTCAGTTAAGCTCCAGAATTGTAAGGAAAATGGATTTGAAAAAGAGGTTATTGAAGAACCGTCAAACAGCTACAATTCTAAGAACCTGTCAATGGATGATGCAGAAGTAGAGGAAAAATCCAGCGAAGCGTTATttctgtgttgaaagtagtaaattttagactccttgaataattaaagaatattttgttgttgatgacagtgttgcatgttttaaactaaattgtggattgttaattcaatgtaGAATGTTGTTActttttgtaatttgaaaatcaagttcacttgatgatgctagtatatattagaaagctaattttaattatataaaaaaaaattaaaatataatagcataaattagtgtaatataaataaaatatataatgagaatttaaataaatctaaatataacaataatacgaaaattgagttataatatatattacaataacactttttatgcaaagaattgtgttatggaaacttcattatataacacaaataatgtgttatactaaagtgaagtataacacaaaaaatgtgttatactaaagtatagtataacacaaaaaatgtgttatagtaaagtgtagtataacacaaaaaaagtgttgtactaaagtgtagtataacacaaaaaaagtgttatagtatcgactataaataacataattaaacacttatctatatattaaaataacacagaaattgtgttatcgttgacagtacaataacacatctgtataacactgataaagtgttatgtaaagtaccctgacctacgataacatagtctgtcttaacacatcagaaagtgttatcgtaggttttgataacacatttttagtgttactaaaagcattttttcttgtagtgcctgCCTAGTCATTTTTGGCCACCTTAGGTTTTAATTACGATAATTCAAacttgagggctcgggattgattctactacctggtttattataatttgacgtcccggaggctaggactcggtccggaaacctttatttgctcattattaacgtgattctatatttggttatgattaggttactgTTAGGGACTCATTATCAAGATCATGCTCgtgggtcattcttattttatattacactcggacctgaggtaagaaaaatgcacccaatatgtgatgtacatgattagggcttggcccgaatgttgaatacagacttgattagggcttggacccttgtaaatgtgcatgattatgattatgcctatgaatgattgattaagcatgttgagtgctctgtatatggatatttgttatgtgATGAATTCCTGTTAACATTGTATAATTGGAAAAggcttggcttatgagtcaagaacagaaatagcgctgagcgctggtcgagaagcattgacttatcagtcaaggatggcaatagcgctggtcaaaaagcactaacttatgagtcaaaggtagcaatagcgcactgagcgctATTCGATATGGTTAaacctaatcaggagcgcattatacgcttgtccaacccaatggtcgtggaaaactaatgtgtcaggtacgctgggccaactccaaggatggttatatagaggatagcaatgtccccggggtgacttattagtcccatatcctagggcgatgtgccccagtgtgatttattaatcatgtacttGGAAAACGGTATGTATGCATGTGTAGGGTTACTACTGCTAggcatttttattatgtttaggAATGtattattaattgcttatgagcatgtttaagttttcttgctaggccttggctcaagggtgatgtgtggtgcatgtaaggggaaaggaaagctggactagccatgagttggagaccttaggtggcgacgtgtacatatgcggctgctttaccaccacgaccaaggtttctcagaggaactagggttaaagcctattttttccgcttaggtcgacgggttgtaacttttgagttgtaatgacatttttggaactgtaaacaactttgtaagcagttattatgggatcccatgtacaacttaacattttaatgaaatatccattccttttgaccgaaatttttaaccttggaccgttaatcacatttagttgcactTTTATGGCGtgatgactcgtttagtgagttaagcactatttaaaacacacactgtaacgatcttggctaaccGGGGAGTTACAGTTTATGTATTTAGTATTGatgatttaatgtttttaaattcttcttataatcatttaatcacttaaacAATTATAATCAAGATTTGCATCATACCATGAACAtggttctttgattatcaagattttcaTTCATACATTGACTAAGTTTTTGATTTGCATCTAGGGTTTGTAAAATTGAACTATTCCTATTATGCATTGTTGATTAAGAATGTATAAAGTCAaaaattcccaacaatcaaaatctctatattctaattttttttttttttttgtattttgcataatcaacaatgaggaaaatgtgttcatcttctacaactttcaaatctttgctttaagatttggtttgtgttgaagaCATAACCATGAGAGATCAAAGAAAACTCTATTTGGATATGCTGTACATAaaatggattcaaagtcttcatcaacaaagaatGAGACAACTGAATGAGATTACATACTTAAGGAGATTGATATCATCAAATtcattatttctaaatgtgtagatttctagaatttgaatgaaatgtgtttgttgccatatttttgtgagtttgagtttattgtttatgttaagGGTACAATGGTGGATGTTAATAAACCattcaagggttattgttatacttgttttattcataaagttattgatcatcatcTGAGATATGGTAaatgtaaaattaaccataatgagattagggttaataaaattgatgatgagatctctATGACTTTAGTTGAATTTGAtgcattcgatgaggaatgtatgataactctaaagagaattgacatagtttatgcatgtagtgatgagactaatgcaatcttaagagaaggtgaacatgtcaatgaaattgatgatgagatcattgcaaaagaaagtgaagacactaaggtcaatgcatttgatgttgagatcattacaAACCTAAGTAAGGATACcaaggccaatgcatttgatgttaaGATCATCGCAACCATGAGTGAAGTTAATACAACTCAAGAAaaagtgcaaggatggtggtataaTACTTGTGCcgccattcatgcaacctatgataaaactcttttcaaaacatatgaaagtgcaaaggtgggacttgaagtccaaatgggaaatgaaaagagatccaaggtacttggatgGGACTGCATTGATGTGtacttcactaatggaaagaaagtgatcCTAACTAATGTTTCCTATGTTCCCAACgtgactagaaacattatgagtggaagtctattgagtaaatccagtatcaaaatggagtttgaatctggaaaactcattttgactaaattgggcacttttgtgggaaatgtttattcatgtgatggaatgatcaaacgttgtactcttgataatgacaataattaTATGGCATCTAATTCTTGCAATATGATTAATTCTAGTACTATtattttgtggcataatagacttgctcatataggttatagcacaattaaaagagttgttaaatgttgATAGATTAATTgggatgtgaatgagcatgataaatgtgaattatgagctaaatctaaaatagtaaagaaatattttccaagtgttgatagatgtttatacttgctagatttaatacataacgacttatgtgaattgaatgacatgttgactagaggaggaaatagatacttcatgacttatatagatgattgttctaggtatacttatgtgtatttacttaagagtaaagatgagacatttaatgcatttaaaatctataaaactgaagtagaaaatcatttggaaaggaaaataaagactctgagaaatgatagaggtggtgaatacttttcaaataacTAAAATAGTAAAGAaatattttccaagtgttgatagatgtttatacttgctagatttaatacataacgacttatgtgaattgaatgacatgttgactagaggaggaaatagatacttcatgacttatatagatgattgttctaggtatacttatgtgtatttacttaagagtaaagatgagacatttaatgcatttaaaatctataaaactgaagtagaaaatcatttggaaaggaaaataaagactctgagaaatgatagaggtggtgaatacttttcaaataatttaaatgtgttttgtgaacaacatggcattatatatgaatgcactgcaccatacactccacaacaaaatgggatAGCTGAAAGAAGGAATaagacttatcttgagatgattaactctatgcttttacatgctaaattgtgttatggAGAGGAAATAAGCCTAACATGAGAGTACCTATGAAAAATaacaatatatctccatatgagttatggagaggaaagaagcctaacctagTGTAGTGTCCCGAAAATTCTAATAGAATTAAGTtctttgattagcatgccgggagggcacattgggtaattatgtgtgaattaattgatttatgtgatttatatgtttatgtgattgaGAATGCATGATTGAGTGAATTAAATGTGTTCAAAACCCCGGTTTTGTTAGAAAggggatttttgtaattttgacccgttgagggtatatttataattttatatgttGTATGCTTGAGactgcattattatgtggatatatttgtgatattcgactTGGGTGGATTCTTTCGAGCAATTTCAGTAGAAAATTCACATTGAGAATAAATGCCCGACTCGGGTCgaacctaagggtattttgggaattttttttatatttttggacGTATCGGTAAGTGGAATTAATTGTAGAATATTTGGTTTTAGTGTATTAGTTGATTAAATTTGGAGTTGTGGTGAAATTTGATGT is a window of Humulus lupulus chromosome 4, drHumLupu1.1, whole genome shotgun sequence DNA encoding:
- the LOC133832059 gene encoding short integuments 2, mitochondrial-like; translated protein: MGVKKFAKKGLGEMGFNGGGGVINWFPGHKAATSCAIRDRLKQADLVVEVRDARIPLSSANQDLQSHLSAKRRVIALNKKDLANPNIMPEWVRHFESFQQDCIPINAHSKTYVRKLLELVEFKLKEAILKEPTLLVMVVGVPSVGKFALINSIHQIVLSYFPVQGKNKRATVGPLPDVTQDIAGFKIAHQPSIYVLDTPGVLVPSIPDIETGLKLALARLISFIVLALSSLGSLLHWVLIACEISVQGKLVDPQGKKSKASLRKLDEQPEWLRGGKLRDYQLEGLNFLVNRYVILFGTIFP
- the LOC133832060 gene encoding ubiquitin carboxyl-terminal hydrolase 9-like; protein product: MLMRFFCLQRFMNIRFFDIWKTPQSYWLQLRRMTTYRLFKNVVGRSRVEIIHRPHEKCPSDSVKGCQGKLIGTPFVTYLKEPICGANVEAAVTRLLSPLMRTRPSVKLQNCKENGFEKEVIEEPSNSYNSKNLSMDDAEVEEKSSEALFLC